In Toxoplasma gondii ME49 chromosome X, whole genome shotgun sequence, a single genomic region encodes these proteins:
- a CDS encoding Prp31-15.5k-U4 Snrna Complex family protein (encoded by transcript TGME49_236580~Signal peptide predicted by SignalP 2.0 HMM (probability 0.955) with cleavage site probability 0.648 at residue 30), with translation MCRLSTGSPLTLSVGIWFLLACRWISKSLGCSGRFDFFREKHSQICIALFKMSGENDGDVSSKAYPLASLEVTNQILDIVQQACSYKQLRKGANEATKTLNRGTAEIVILAADAEPLEILLHLPLLCEDKNVPYVFVRSKVALGRACGVSRPVISCSITNKEGSALNPQIAELKNIIEMMLI, from the exons ATGTGTCGATTGTCAACGGGTTCTCCGCTGACCCTCTCTGTTGGGATTTGGTTCTTGCTTGCGTGCAGGTGGATTTCCAAGTCACTGGGTTGTTCAGGCAGATTCGATTTTTTCAGGGAGAAACATTCGCAAATCTGTATCGCGCTTTTCAAGATGTCGGGCGAGAACGACGGAGACGTGAGCTCGAAAGCGTACCCGCTCGCTTCGCTTGAGGTGACAAACCAAATTTTGGATATCGTGCAGCAGGCCTGCAGCTACAAGCAGCTGAGAAAAGGAGCCAATGAAG CAACAAAGACTCTGAACAGAGGAACTGCTGAGATCGTCATTCTGGCGGCGGACGCAGAGCCCCTGGAAATTCTGCTGCACCTTCCGCTGCTCTGTGAAGACAAG AACGTCCCGTATGTTTTCGTCAGGAGCAAGGTTGCTCTTGGGCGCGCTTGTGGAGTTTCTCGCCCTGTCATTTCGTGCTCCATCACCAACAAAGAAGGTTCCGCGCTGAACCCGCAGATTGCAGAGCTCAAGAACATCATTGAAATGATGCTCATCTAG